A window from Penicillium oxalicum strain HP7-1 chromosome VIII, whole genome shotgun sequence encodes these proteins:
- a CDS encoding DNA repair protein RAD16, giving the protein MPVRRRSQAAVVPDSEDDNLLSGTSVRNVSPPRRTNPRRKTPRSRISTARVIDDSDDDELASLAMDTPHTRTPQTAQNLAVKVVIPSQKDASPSDSSASSGNPSGEGNTAYSTPATSVGTPAESSVKRTLGRVNASDRAQRLRASSTAARRTSLRNQRGTKRSADDAELAQEGDLNPKMSDAAMAHALQMEEYEKQPLPKKRKADAPEQRRAYSHTHPSIVDISSESGSSLSDSMDEMFDSMDDLDSTFDSESEGEWITIQTLQESKRNRKSKGRDAEDLESTNLSEDELISMGLSWEEQRKARRAKADRKKLEKKHPAIVTMWETLKATPIITPKPALQPESITRKLKPFQLEGLNWMLEQEKTQYRGGLLGDEMGMGKTIQAVSLIMSDFPQREPTLVLVPPVALMQWVSEIKEYTNGKLKVCVYHNADPKVKKLSQADLRKFDVIMISYSSLESIYRKQEKGWTRGNGTVKEDSESAFLRFLISTHIHLRLGLIHSIHYHRLILDEAHSIKQRTTGVAKACFALKASYKWCLSGTPVQNRIGEFFSLLRFLQVKPFACYFCKQCPCEQLQWSANKQGRCNECGHTGFNHISIFNKEILNPITEGRTAEERKEGLAKLRLITDHIMLRRMKEEHTSSMELPPKRITIHNEFFGEIEHDFSRSIMTNSSRQFDTYVSRGVMLNNYANIFGLIMQMRQVANHPDLILKKHVQPGFNVLVCRVCDEPAEDAIRSRCRHEFCRKCAKDYIQSFDDASTVDCPQCHISLSIDLEQPTIEQSDESMKKNSIINRIRMDDWTSSTKIETLLYELYQQRTKSHTPKSIIFSQFTSMLQLVEWRLRHAGFNTVMLDGTMTPAQRQKSIEHFMKNADVEVFLVSLKAGGVALNLTEASRVFIVDPWWNPAAEWQSADRSHRIGQQRPCVITRLTIEDSVESRIVQLQEKKANLIRGTINKDQGKALEKLTPEDMQFLFRGS; this is encoded by the exons ATGCCcgtgagaagaagatctcaaGCCGCTGTAGTCCCGGACTCAGAGGACGATAACCTTCTCAGCGGCACTTCAGTCAGAAATGTCTCGCCGCCGCGACGGACTAATCCTCGGCGCAAAACACCACGTTCCAGGATCAGCACCGCCCGCGTCATCGACGACTCCGACGATGATGAGCTTGCATCATTAGCCATGGATACCCCCCACACCCGTACCCCCCAAACGGCTCAGAATCTGGCCGTCAAGGTGGTGATTCCCTCACAAAAGGATGCATCCCCGAGCGACTCAAGCGCTTCATCAGGGAATCCATCTGGCGAAGGCAACACAGCATATAGTACGCCGGCGACTAGCGTTGGAACGCCTGCAGAGTCTAGCGTCAAGCGCACGCTCGGTCGTGTCAATGCATCAGATCGTGCCCAGCGTCTGCGCGCGAGTAGCACCGCCGCGAGACGAACGTCGCTGCGAAATCAGCGCGGAACGAAGCGATCTGCTGACGATGCCGAGCTAGCCCAGGAAGGTGATCTCAACCCAAAGATGTCGGATGCAGCAATGGCCCATGCTTTGCAGATGGAGGAATATGAAAAGCAGCCGTTGCCCAAGAAGCGAAAGGCCGATGCCCCTGAGCAACGTCGAGCTTACTCACATACTCACCCAAGCATTGTTGATATTTCGAGCGAGAGCGGCTCATCTCTTTCGGACTCTATGGATGAGATGTTTGACTCTATGGATGACCTTGACTCGACCTTCGATTCCGAGTCTGAGGGAGAGTGGATCACTATCCAAACACTGCAGGAGTCAAAGAGAAACCGCAAGTCGAAGGGCAGAGACGCTGAAGACTTGGAGTCGACTAACCTGTCCGAAGATGAGCTTATTTCTATGGGTTTGAGCTGGGAAGAGCAGCGTAAAGCTCGTCGA GCCAAGGCCGATCGAAAGAAATTAGAGAAAAAGCATCCGGCCATTGTGACTATGTGGGAGACGCTCAAGGCAACCCCCATCATCACGCCAAAGCCTGCACTCCAGCCGGAGTCCATCACGCGCAAGTTGAAGCCTTTCCAGTTGGAAGGTTTGAATTGGATGCTGGAACAGGAGAAGACGCAGTATCGGGGAGGCCTTCTCGGTGATGAAATGGGAATGGGAAAAACCATTCAGGCTGTGTCCCTGATCATGTCTGATTTCCCTCAGCGAGAGCCAACTTTGGTCCTCGTGCCACCGGTTGCTCTAATGCAATGGGTTTCTGAGATCAAG GAGTACACCAATGGCAAGCTGAAGGTTTGCGTATATCACAACGCGGAtcccaaggtcaagaagctgTCTCAAGCTGATCTTCGGAAGTTCGACGTTATCATGATTTCCT ACTCGAGTCTCGAGTCAATTTACcgaaaacaagaaaagggTTGGACGCGTGGCAATGGAACCGTCAAGGAAGATAGTGAGTCCGCATTTCTGCGATTTCTCATCTCGACCCATATTCACCTCCGTCTAGGCTTGATCCATTCAATCCATTACCACCGCCTCATCCTTGATGAAGCGCATAGTATCAAG CAACGCACAACTGGAGTCGCGAAAGCTTGTTTTGCTTTAAAGGCTTCCTACAAGTGGTGCCTGTCTGGTACGCCCGTTCAAAACAGAATTGGAgaatttttttctctcctgcGGTTCTTGCAGGTCAAGCCCTTCGCTTGCTATTTCTGCAAGCAGTGCCCTTGCGAACAGCTACAGTGGTCTGCGAACAAACAGGGTCGATGCAATGAGTGCGGACATAC GGGCTTTAACCACATCTCGATCTTTAATAAGGAAATTCTCAATCCGA TTACCGAGGGTCGGACTGCCGAGGAGCGCAAGGAAGGCCTAGCCAAGCTGCGCCTGATCACCGATCACATTATGCTTCGACGGATGAAGGAAGAGCACACTTCGTCTATGGAACTCCCGCCTAAGAG AATTACCATCCATAATGAGTTCTTTGGAGAGATCGAACACGACTTTTCTCGCAGTATTATGACCAATTCTTCGCGGCAGTTTGACACCTATGTTAGTCGTGGTGTCATGTTGAACAACTACGCAAACATTTTCGGTCTTATCATGCAAATGCGACAGGTGGCAAACCATCCTGACTTGATCCTCAAGAAACACGTGCAGCCCGGATTCAATGTTTTGGTCTGCCGTGTTTGCGACGAGCCTGCCGAAGATGCCATTCGGTCGCGTTGCCGACACGAGTTCTGCCGCAAGTGCGCTAAGGATTATATCCAGTCATTTGATGACGCCTCCACGGTGGACTGCCCGCAGTGCcacatctccctctccatcGATCTGGAGCAGCCCACTATTGAGCAGTCTGACGagtcgatgaagaagaattCGATCATCAATCGAATTCGGATGGACGACTGGACATCTTCGACTAAAATTGAGACTCTGCTCTACGAACTATACCAGCAGCGCACGAAGAGTCACACCCCCAAGTCCATTATCTTTTCGCAGTTCACCTCGATGCTGCAACTCGTGGAGTGGCGGTTGCGGCATGCCGGATTCAATACCGTGATGCTCGATGGCACCATGACGCCGGCACAGCGTCAAAAGTCCATTGAGCATTTCATGAAGAACGCCGATGTCGAAGTCTTCCTTGTCTCGCTCAAAGCAGGTGGTGTGGCCTTGAACCTGACGGAAGCGTCTCGTGTCTTTATAGTGGATCC ATGGTGGAACCCTGCCGCTGAATGGCAGAGTGCTGACCGAAGCCATCGCATTGGTCAGCAGAGACCATGCGTGATCACCCGATTGACGATTGAAGACTCGGTCGAATCACGAATTGTCCAGcttcaagagaagaaggcgaaCCTTATCCGAGGCACCATCAATAAAGATCAGGGCAAAGCCTTGGAGAAACTCACTCCTGAGGATATGCAGTTCCTGTTCCGAGGCTCATGA